A window from Acidobacteriota bacterium encodes these proteins:
- a CDS encoding SLC13 family permease, translating into MPSCPPLRAGRARVADPAGSRGPGAPPVSLDVVVLLTIIAAAFALFVGGWLGADLVALLVLAALGLTGLVTPAEALSGFSSPAVVTVWAMFILSAALSRTGIAHQLGRPLQRFTRRSELALMTALMVAASLLSALINTVTVAAVLLPVAMDLSRRSGRPPGRLLMPLALGSLLGGPFTGISTPPNILVTDALRAAGLRPFGLFEFTPIVAAVVVSGVLYMALVGRRLLPRRKGGAGAEDSPLSPSYQLETHLFTTRIAGDSPLRGRTLAESRIGSTLYLTVVALERRGKLILAPRPTEVLEPGDLLIVHGRADHVQRLDGGQHLVIEPPGPEEELLSGRLLVAEAVVAAHSPLAGATMAASDLRRIHRVHCLDLPGPAGEGERDPGRKVLEAGDRLLLQGERESLEEIARAGIVEDLRFFSPAQAHMLAGWRAGPLAVRIPAGSVLADRNLAESRLAAPYGLSVVGIARAGELICMPAPEEKVLAADLLLLQGSPRDLDALRGLEDLRIAAPSSSLVAELESQEIGITEVLLSPRTTLAGRTLADLLFREHYGLSVLAVWRRGRAHRTGLQYLPLQFGDALLVYGRRKSLEALARDRDFLVLDKAAARTPRLEKARAAAAVMLGVILAALSGAVPISIAALAGAALVVLLGCLRMEEAYRAIEWKVVFLIAGMLPLGLAIEKTGLAGMAAGAVIGAVGDLGPRFIVAALFAVTVLFVQVVHPSAMAVLMAPVALSVSASTGLSPHLLVMTVAVAASASYASPLSHPAHQLVMGPGGYRFTDYVKVGAPLTLVVMAVAVMLLPVLWPP; encoded by the coding sequence ATGCCGTCGTGCCCGCCCCTGCGGGCGGGAAGAGCCCGGGTCGCGGACCCGGCCGGATCCCGTGGACCTGGAGCGCCGCCCGTGAGCCTTGACGTCGTCGTCCTTCTGACCATTATCGCCGCGGCTTTCGCCCTGTTTGTCGGCGGGTGGCTCGGCGCCGACCTGGTGGCCCTGCTCGTCCTGGCGGCGCTGGGGCTCACGGGGCTGGTCACCCCCGCGGAGGCCCTCTCCGGTTTCAGCAGCCCCGCGGTCGTGACGGTATGGGCGATGTTCATCCTCTCCGCAGCCCTCTCGCGCACCGGCATCGCGCACCAACTGGGACGCCCGCTGCAGCGCTTCACCCGCCGGAGCGAGCTCGCCCTGATGACGGCCCTGATGGTCGCGGCCAGCCTCCTTTCGGCCCTGATAAACACGGTCACGGTGGCCGCCGTCCTCCTCCCGGTGGCCATGGACCTTTCCCGGCGCAGCGGGCGCCCGCCGGGCCGGCTGCTGATGCCGCTGGCTCTGGGGAGCCTGCTCGGCGGCCCCTTCACCGGGATCTCCACCCCGCCCAACATCCTGGTCACCGACGCCCTGCGCGCGGCCGGGCTGCGCCCCTTCGGGCTGTTCGAGTTCACCCCCATCGTCGCCGCCGTCGTGGTCTCCGGCGTCCTCTACATGGCGCTGGTCGGGCGCCGCCTGCTCCCCCGGCGCAAAGGCGGGGCGGGAGCGGAGGATTCCCCCCTCAGCCCCTCCTACCAGCTCGAGACCCACCTCTTCACCACCCGCATCGCCGGCGATTCCCCCCTGCGGGGACGCACCCTGGCCGAGAGCCGGATCGGCTCGACCCTCTACCTGACCGTGGTGGCGCTCGAGCGGCGGGGGAAGCTGATCCTGGCCCCCCGCCCGACCGAGGTCCTCGAACCGGGCGACCTGCTCATCGTCCACGGGCGGGCGGACCACGTCCAGCGCCTCGACGGTGGCCAGCACCTGGTGATCGAGCCGCCGGGACCGGAGGAGGAACTCCTGTCCGGGCGCCTGCTGGTCGCCGAGGCCGTCGTTGCCGCACACTCCCCCCTGGCGGGGGCCACGATGGCGGCGAGCGACCTGCGCCGGATCCACCGGGTCCATTGCCTCGACCTGCCCGGCCCGGCGGGCGAAGGGGAGCGCGACCCGGGCCGGAAGGTGCTCGAGGCGGGGGACCGGCTCCTGCTCCAGGGGGAGCGCGAATCGCTCGAAGAGATCGCCCGAGCGGGGATCGTGGAGGATTTGCGCTTTTTCTCCCCGGCCCAGGCCCACATGCTGGCCGGCTGGCGGGCCGGGCCGCTCGCCGTGCGGATTCCGGCCGGGTCGGTGCTGGCCGACCGCAACCTCGCCGAGAGCCGCCTGGCCGCCCCCTACGGGCTGTCGGTCGTCGGGATCGCGCGCGCCGGCGAACTGATCTGCATGCCCGCCCCGGAGGAAAAGGTGCTGGCCGCGGACTTGCTCCTGCTGCAGGGTTCGCCCCGCGACCTGGATGCGCTGCGGGGACTCGAGGACCTGAGGATCGCGGCCCCCTCCTCGAGCCTGGTGGCCGAGCTGGAGTCGCAGGAGATCGGCATCACCGAGGTTCTCCTCTCCCCCCGGACCACCCTGGCGGGGCGCACCCTGGCGGACCTGCTCTTCCGCGAGCACTACGGGCTGAGCGTGCTCGCCGTCTGGCGCCGGGGGCGCGCCCACCGGACGGGGCTGCAGTACCTGCCGCTGCAGTTCGGGGACGCGCTGCTGGTCTACGGCCGGCGCAAGAGCCTCGAAGCCCTCGCGCGCGACCGCGATTTCCTCGTGCTCGACAAGGCCGCGGCCCGCACGCCGCGGCTCGAGAAGGCGCGCGCCGCCGCCGCCGTCATGCTGGGCGTCATCCTCGCCGCCCTGTCGGGGGCGGTCCCCATCTCGATCGCCGCCCTGGCCGGCGCCGCCCTGGTGGTGCTTCTCGGGTGCCTGAGGATGGAGGAGGCGTACCGCGCGATCGAATGGAAGGTCGTCTTCCTCATCGCCGGGATGCTGCCGCTGGGCCTGGCGATCGAAAAGACGGGGCTGGCCGGGATGGCCGCCGGCGCCGTGATCGGGGCCGTGGGGGACCTGGGCCCCCGCTTCATCGTCGCCGCGCTCTTCGCCGTCACCGTCCTGTTCGTGCAGGTGGTGCACCCCTCGGCCATGGCGGTGTTGATGGCGCCCGTCGCCCTCAGCGTGTCCGCCTCCACGGGCCTCTCCCCCCACCTGCTGGTGATGACGGTGGCCGTGGCCGCTTCCGCCAGCTACGCCAGCCCCCTGTCCCACCCCGCCCACCAGCTCGTCATGGGTCCGGGCGGCTACCGTTTCACCGACTACGTCAAGGTCGGCGCCCCCCTCACCCTGGTCGTGATGGCCGTGGCCGTCATGCTCCTCC